A genome region from Variovorax paradoxus includes the following:
- a CDS encoding TfoX/Sxy family protein produces the protein MSAFVDSLHETFERLGRIEARRMFGGYGIYHEGRMFALVTGDTLYLKSDAESAPHFDRLNLPPFTYMRRQGKSMPMSYRQAPADLFEDREEAARWGRLAYESALRSGQPPKPRKPPAARKAAAKKAPAKKAPPKKTAVKKTTVKKKTTKAASR, from the coding sequence ATGAGCGCGTTCGTCGACAGCCTCCACGAGACCTTCGAGCGGCTGGGCCGCATCGAGGCCCGCCGCATGTTCGGCGGTTACGGCATCTATCACGAGGGCCGCATGTTCGCGCTGGTCACCGGCGACACGCTGTATCTGAAGTCCGACGCCGAAAGCGCGCCGCATTTCGACCGGCTGAACCTGCCGCCCTTCACGTACATGCGCCGCCAGGGCAAGTCGATGCCGATGTCGTACCGGCAGGCACCGGCCGACCTGTTCGAGGACCGCGAGGAAGCCGCGCGCTGGGGCCGGCTGGCCTACGAGTCGGCACTGCGCTCGGGCCAGCCGCCCAAACCCAGGAAACCGCCCGCTGCCAGGAAGGCGGCGGCCAAGAAGGCGCCCGCCAAAAAAGCGCCCCCAAAGAAAACCGCCGTGAAGAAAACCACAGTGAAGAAAAAGACGACGAAAGCAGCCTCCCGGTGA
- a CDS encoding VOC family protein, with amino-acid sequence MRIDHIALWTTDLERCKRFYVDYFGATAGAGYANPAKGFASCFLSLGDGARIEAMTTSTLQPVTAEAGAQRMGWTHLAISVGSDEAVDTLTQRLKADGYPLLDGPRRTGDGYYESVVLDPDGNRIEITA; translated from the coding sequence ATGCGCATCGACCACATCGCACTCTGGACCACCGACCTCGAACGCTGCAAGCGCTTCTACGTCGACTACTTCGGCGCCACCGCAGGCGCGGGCTATGCCAACCCGGCCAAGGGGTTCGCCTCTTGCTTCCTGAGCCTGGGCGACGGCGCGCGCATCGAGGCCATGACCACGAGCACGCTGCAGCCCGTCACGGCGGAGGCCGGCGCGCAACGCATGGGCTGGACGCACCTCGCGATCAGCGTGGGCTCCGACGAAGCCGTGGACACCCTCACGCAGCGCCTGAAGGCCGACGGCTATCCCCTGCTCGACGGCCCGCGCCGCACAGGCGACGGCTACTACGAGAGCGTGGTGCTCGACCCGGACGGCAACCGCATCGAGATCACCGCATGA
- a CDS encoding 3'-5' exonuclease — MSEQIRALPPLPEREQIALLEPFEGLGLKDIVVVATLQDAERAAATLLAAGIAGFDTESKPTFAKNEVSGGPHVVQFSTRDTAWLFQLHRTECNPVVAALIASTELRKVGFGLSGDLTLIRNRLNIEPGAVFDIDNEFRHRGYRKSVGVKAAVALVFNRRFIKSRKATTSNWANRQLTEAQVRYAANDAYASIRVYDALFGRN, encoded by the coding sequence GTGAGCGAGCAAATCCGCGCGCTCCCGCCCTTGCCCGAGCGCGAGCAGATCGCGCTGCTCGAACCCTTCGAAGGCCTGGGCCTGAAGGACATCGTGGTCGTGGCCACATTGCAGGATGCCGAGCGCGCCGCCGCCACGCTGCTGGCGGCCGGCATCGCAGGCTTCGACACCGAGTCCAAGCCCACCTTCGCGAAGAACGAAGTCTCGGGCGGTCCGCACGTGGTTCAGTTCTCCACGCGAGATACGGCCTGGCTGTTCCAGCTTCACCGCACCGAATGCAACCCGGTGGTGGCGGCGCTGATCGCCTCCACCGAATTGCGCAAGGTCGGCTTCGGCCTGTCGGGCGACCTCACGCTGATCCGCAACCGCCTGAACATCGAGCCGGGCGCGGTGTTCGACATCGACAACGAATTCCGCCACCGCGGCTACCGCAAGTCGGTGGGCGTGAAGGCCGCGGTGGCGCTGGTGTTCAACCGCCGCTTCATCAAGTCGCGCAAGGCGACCACCTCGAACTGGGCCAACAGGCAACTTACCGAGGCGCAGGTCCGCTACGCAGCGAACGATGCCTACGCGTCGATCCGCGTGTACGACGCGCTCTTCGGCCGCAACTGA
- a CDS encoding NAD(P)-dependent oxidoreductase — MDTAFIGIGSMGAAMVPNLVAAGHDVGVWNRNPEPARALQGVTVLGSPAEAFQRDVVLTMLADDAAVRSVVVDSGALRSARPGCVHVMMATISPALAAELVALHAEAGVAYVAAPVFGIPAVAAAAKLNIVAAGPAQALATVRPLFDAMGQRVWPLGDDPLRANVAKIAGNMMISLAIEAMSEAVALGESYGLAGADFLDIVTTTLFASPSYQRYGKRIATGAYEAGFKLTLGLKDVDLALDAAAARQVALPAARIVQQRMHAAIDRGMGGKDWSAFGQA; from the coding sequence ATCGGCATCGGCAGCATGGGCGCGGCGATGGTGCCGAACCTCGTCGCGGCGGGCCACGACGTGGGGGTGTGGAACCGCAATCCTGAACCCGCCAGGGCGTTGCAGGGCGTCACGGTGCTCGGGTCGCCGGCCGAGGCCTTCCAGCGGGATGTCGTGCTCACCATGCTGGCCGACGACGCAGCGGTGCGCAGCGTGGTCGTCGACTCGGGCGCGCTGCGCTCGGCGAGGCCCGGCTGCGTGCACGTGATGATGGCAACGATCTCGCCCGCGCTGGCCGCGGAGCTGGTCGCGCTGCACGCCGAGGCGGGCGTGGCCTACGTCGCCGCACCGGTGTTCGGCATACCGGCTGTTGCCGCCGCGGCGAAGCTCAACATCGTCGCCGCCGGACCCGCGCAGGCCCTGGCCACCGTGCGCCCGCTGTTCGACGCCATGGGCCAGCGCGTCTGGCCGCTCGGCGACGATCCGCTGCGCGCCAACGTGGCCAAGATCGCGGGCAACATGATGATCTCGCTGGCCATCGAGGCCATGTCCGAGGCCGTGGCGCTGGGTGAGTCCTACGGGCTGGCGGGGGCCGACTTTCTCGACATCGTGACCACCACGCTGTTCGCGAGCCCGAGCTACCAGCGCTACGGCAAGCGCATCGCCACCGGCGCCTACGAGGCGGGCTTCAAGCTCACCCTGGGGCTCAAGGACGTGGACCTTGCGCTCGACGCGGCGGCGGCAAGGCAGGTCGCGCTACCCGCCGCGCGCATCGTGCAGCAGCGCATGCACGCCGCCATCGACCGCGGAATGGGCGGCAAGGACTGGTCGGCATTCGGGCAAGCCTGA
- a CDS encoding GNAT family N-acetyltransferase gives MSAAQIPAFQLRSRDGSAEESMVLAGIWRRAWISANRGAAFVEPVDHWLHRVHTEFGPPADVVLAERDGQVLAFMVLLARREYVAQLFVEPHLRNQGLGKALLDEACVRMPSGWRLHVATTNTSAQRFYERYGLERGSVDRHPTSGRERIAYHWSPSRPPWRLG, from the coding sequence ATGTCCGCCGCCCAGATTCCTGCCTTCCAGTTGCGGTCGCGCGATGGCTCCGCCGAGGAGAGCATGGTGCTGGCCGGCATCTGGCGCCGCGCCTGGATCTCGGCCAACCGCGGCGCCGCCTTCGTCGAGCCCGTGGACCACTGGCTGCATCGCGTGCACACCGAATTCGGCCCGCCTGCCGACGTGGTCCTGGCGGAGCGCGACGGTCAGGTGCTGGCCTTCATGGTGCTGCTGGCACGGCGCGAGTACGTGGCGCAGCTGTTCGTGGAACCGCACCTGCGCAACCAGGGACTGGGCAAGGCGCTGCTCGACGAGGCCTGCGTGCGCATGCCCTCCGGCTGGCGCCTGCACGTGGCCACCACCAACACGAGCGCGCAGCGCTTCTACGAACGCTATGGCCTCGAGCGCGGTTCGGTCGACCGGCATCCCACCAGCGGCCGCGAACGCATCGCCTACCATTGGTCGCCCTCGCGCCCGCCGTGGCGCCTGGGCTGA
- a CDS encoding alpha/beta fold hydrolase, giving the protein MSDTYVIVHGAWHTGAEIEAVADGVRAAGHTVHCPTLAGNNPADDRATTTLEDAIASAVRFIEDRNLTQVRLVGHSYGGMVISGAADRIAQRLKRLVYINAFVPLDGESLNDMVPPHYVTMFDAVAAANANAVTLPFEIWREAFINDADLATAQAAYDKLNPHPYRTFTDKIRLSQPLAALALGKSYVNCLQDTALPHGLPWHPRLSERLGLFRLVECPGSHEMFFSNPQRLAQAIVEAGRD; this is encoded by the coding sequence ATGTCCGACACCTATGTCATCGTCCATGGCGCCTGGCACACCGGCGCCGAGATCGAAGCCGTCGCCGACGGCGTGCGCGCGGCCGGCCACACCGTGCACTGCCCGACGCTCGCGGGCAACAACCCCGCCGACGACCGCGCGACCACCACGCTCGAAGATGCCATCGCTTCGGCCGTACGCTTCATCGAGGACCGGAACCTCACGCAGGTGCGCCTCGTGGGCCACAGCTACGGCGGCATGGTGATCTCGGGCGCGGCCGACCGCATCGCGCAGCGGCTGAAGCGGCTGGTGTACATCAACGCCTTCGTGCCGCTGGATGGCGAGTCGCTCAACGACATGGTGCCGCCGCATTACGTGACGATGTTCGACGCCGTGGCCGCGGCCAATGCCAACGCGGTGACGCTGCCCTTCGAGATCTGGCGCGAGGCCTTCATCAACGACGCCGACCTGGCGACCGCGCAGGCGGCCTACGACAAGCTGAATCCGCACCCGTACCGCACCTTCACCGACAAGATCAGGCTGAGCCAGCCGCTCGCGGCGCTGGCGCTCGGCAAGTCGTACGTCAACTGCCTGCAGGACACCGCGTTGCCGCACGGCCTGCCGTGGCATCCGCGGCTGTCGGAGCGGCTGGGGCTGTTCCGGCTGGTCGAGTGCCCGGGCAGCCACGAGATGTTCTTCTCGAACCCGCAGCGCCTGGCGCAGGCGATCGTGGAGGCCGGGCGCGACTGA